The Rugosibacter aromaticivorans region GGCGGCAGCGGCAGCGCGCCGTAGAGCGAGAGCACGATCTGCGACAAGTCGCCAATGCGAAAGCCACGCCCGAGAGATGCCTTGGCCGCCTCCACCTGATAGTCGCCAATCGCCTGGTAAAGAAAAGGCTGCGCGTTCTGGTCGATCAGGCGTTTCCGCATCACCATGCAGGCCGGCTTGCCGAGGTCAGTCGTGATCCAGCGGCGGCCGAGCTTTTCGGCGACGGCGGCGGTGGTGCCTGAGCCGCCGAAGAAATCGGCGATGAGGCCGTTTTCGGGGCAGGAGGCCTGCACTATGCGCTCCAAGAGCTTTTCTGGTTTTTGCGTCGCGTAGTCGATGCGTTCCTTTGCCATTACGTTGATGTCGGGCACTTGCCACACTGAAGTCGCAGCTTTTCCTTTTGACTCCGAAAGGTATTGCTTCCTAAGTTGATCACCACTACCTTGCAACCGATAACGTCCTTTTCCATCAAGGTCATCGTTAGTGAAGCGCTCTGCGATGTACTCATCTGTGTAAGGTTCGTAGATTTTTGAAAATTTTGGCTCCGACGTTTTGCCATAAAAGAAAATTACGTCGTGAGAGTGAATCCAATTTTGCGCAGCTGCCTTCCCTCCTGAAGGGTTCCCACGGTTCCAAATAACTTCACGCTTGAAATTGTCTCGACCCCATATCTCATCCAGAACTAACTTCACGTAATGCCCGACGTGCCAGTCTAGATGCACATAGATCGAGCCGGTCTCGGCCAATAGCTCACGCATCAGAATCAGGCGCGGCGTGATCATCGCCAGATACGAGGCCGTGCCGTCGCTCCAGGTATCCGAGTAGGCGAACTGCTCGATGACGGTGGGTTTTTGTTCCAGTTCCACGCCGGGCAGTACGACCTTGGTGCGGTAGTCGGCCTTGGAGTCGAACGGCGGGTCGATGTAAATCAGGTCGATCTTGCCGCGCAGGCTGGGCGTTTGCTCGTCGCCCGCCAGTAGCGCCGCCATCGCCAGCAGGTTGTCGCCGTAAATCAGGCGATTCGCCCACGGCATGCCGTCAATCGCCGTCTCGCCAGCGCCAGCACGCTGCGTCCCTTCGGGAACTTTTGTATGGCTTTCCCGTTCCGCACTGCGTATCCAGTCCTGCACCGCCGCATCCTTGGCCGGCAACACCCATTCGCGGGTTTGCAGTCCGATGCGGTGACGGCCTTCCAGACTTTCGAGAATGCGCTCGGCTTCCTGTTTCCCCTTGGCGACGATTTCGGGCAGTTGTTCCAGCAGACTTTTAGACATGGTTGTAATTCTTTTTGCACGGCAATCACTTTTCGAGGGCGATTCAACCGAAAGTTCAACGAATAATTGAACCAAGAATACAACAGAAAGTTTAATCACGACGCCACCGGAATTTAAGTTCTGGATATGGATGAAAAAACTGAGTTCGCCGAACGCCTACGTGATGCAATGACCACTGCGGGTTATCAGGCGCGGCCAAGTGTGTTGGAAAAGGAGTTCAACAGCCGCTACTGGGGAAGGTCAGTCACTTTTCAAGCCGTGTCGCGCTGGCTGCGTGGCGAAGCCATCCCCTCTCAGGAAAAACTACAAGTGCTGGCCGACTGGCTGGGCGTCGAGCCGCATGTGCTGCGCTTTGGCGCAGGGCCGATCAAAGCGATTAGGGAAAAGGCCAAGCGATGGGACGAAGGTGTCGGTTATCTGGAGCGCGAGGTGTTTGAAACTTTCTTGTCCCTGCCAGCCCCGCAACGCAAGATCGTGCGCGAGGTGATTTTGACGTTTGCCAAGGCGCAGACAGCGTCCAAGCCAGACAAGAAAAAGCCGCGCGGTTGATGCTGCTGCGGGATGCGGCGTATTGCCGTTAGCTACCGGCCATACCGTGATACCATGGTATTACTTTATTATTTGGTAATACATGGAGGCCGATTATGCTGAGTTCAGCCGTCACAACCAAAGGGCAGGTCACGGTACCTGCCGAAATGCGCGAAAAGTTCGGCATCAAGCCGGGGGATCGGGTGGGTTTTGTTGAAGAAAACGGACGCTTGATTATCCAGCCGCATCCGCAGGGGGTGGCGGCCGCTTTCGGCATCCTTAAAGCCAGAAAATCCGTGAGCCTGTCAGCCATGGATGAGACCATCAAGGCCAAGCGGAAAAACCGTGCTGGCGCTTGATACCAATGTGCTGGTGCGGATTTTGATTGACGATCCGCAGGCTATTGACCAGTGTGCAGCAGCGCGCGCGTTGGCAAGCGCGGCTGGCGAGGTTTATGTGCCACAGGTGGTGCAGATCGAAACCGTCTGGGTTCTGGAGAGCGCCTACGGCTTTGCTCGGGCAGAGCTTGCGGCGGTGCTGGAAACCCTGTTGGGCAACCAGAGTTTTGTGTTGCAACATGCTGATGTTTTGCGCGCCGCGTTAGGCGAATTCCGCAACGGCGCGGCTGATTTTTCTGACTATGTCATCCTGACGCAGGCGCGCGCCGAAAATATGCTGTTGGCGACTTTTGATCGCAAGCTGGGTAAACTGGCAGGTGCGCGTCTGGTGCCAGTCGCATAAAGTGCGGATGACAGAGGGCAACAGAGGGGTAACGGTTTTGGGCACAGTCAGGCCGTAAAAGTCGGTGCTGGTGAGACGGCGTGACCTGACTTAATCGACCCTTTTGCGACCTTTTTTATACCTATTCGGTGGTTACCGCATGATGGGGCAGGGTCGGAGTAGCGGTGCAGACTCTGGCTCTGCGCGAAAATGAAGCGCTGTCTTACACCGGAGAATGGCTCTTGAGCCAATCTTGCAAGGCTGCGTCAACACGGGTTTGCCAGCCTTCGCCGCTGTCACGAAATTGATCGACGACTTCTCGCGATAACCGGATAGTGATGCGCTCTTTAGTGGGCGTTTTTTGCGCGCCACGCACGCCCAGTTTCTTTCTCAGCGCTAGCGGCAATACCTCAGCGGCGGGCTTGAATTTCGCCATATCTGCCGTGGTCAGCTCGCGAACTTCGTCGTTCGCATTAATCAAGGGTTTGTGGCTTGCCATGTCTATTTGCCTCTCTTGCATTTGCCCGCGATTTATAGAACGCTGCAACAGTATGCAATTCTGCCAGAGCAAGTGGAACGATAACGAGCTTCACTGCCGAGGTGTCAATTGAGCGTCACTTCAGCGCGGCACGCACCTGGGCAAGCGCTTGCGCGATTGGAATGGCCTGAACCGCGCCACTTTCGACATCCGCAATCCTGCGTTCGATTTCAACAGCCCATGCGTCCTCAATCTCAGTATCTTCATCAAGGCTGGCTAGCAATAGCTGTGCGAATGCAGCACGCTCACCTGACGTGAGCTTCAGTGCTTCAGCTTCCAATTTTTCAAGTTGATTTCCCATTGTCAAATCCTCTGTAGAACTCGTCAAATATTACTGCGATTGCGATTCTCATGCTCAGATTGGCCAATATGCTGGCGTTGATCCGCTTGAGTGTAGGGGTGAGAGTGCCGCATGGTACGGCCCATGTGTAGAAAGTCGGCGCTGATGAAGCCACTGATGAGGCAACTGCACAGCAAGAAGGGGCAGGACAGAACCCTGCCCGCTTCGCTGTGGATGCGCTACAAGGCGGTCGAGCAAAAAAACGCTCAACTTTGCAGGCCTGGGCTTTGGCTTTGCATTCCCTTCGGTCACATTTCCTTTGGTCAGATTCCGCTTCGCGGGCAGGTCTCCTCGCCGTAGCGGATGGCGAGACGGCGCCTCACTCATAATGTGACCACATCCGCAATACTTTGACGATACCTTGCTCTGCCAGAACTTGATAAACGAGGCGGTGTTGAATATTGATGCGACGTGAATATGCTCCAGCTAAATCACCCACCAGTTTTTCATAAGGCGGTGGATTCTGAAACGGGTTTTCACCAAGAATCGTTAATAAGCCTAACGCCTTCTCTTTTAGTCCGGATGCAGCAAGTTTTTGCGCGTCTTTTTGTGCAGCTTTTGTATAAACCAGCTGCCAACTCACCAAGGCAACTCCTTGGCGCACTCATCCAGCGGGCTTGTCATGCCTTCCCGAATGGATTCACGCATGCCCGGAATAGAAAGCAAATAAACCGTTTCTTGTAGCGCAGCCCAG contains the following coding sequences:
- a CDS encoding helix-turn-helix domain-containing protein; this translates as MDEKTEFAERLRDAMTTAGYQARPSVLEKEFNSRYWGRSVTFQAVSRWLRGEAIPSQEKLQVLADWLGVEPHVLRFGAGPIKAIREKAKRWDEGVGYLEREVFETFLSLPAPQRKIVREVILTFAKAQTASKPDKKKPRG
- a CDS encoding BrnA antitoxin family protein → MASHKPLINANDEVRELTTADMAKFKPAAEVLPLALRKKLGVRGAQKTPTKERITIRLSREVVDQFRDSGEGWQTRVDAALQDWLKSHSPV
- a CDS encoding AbrB/MazE/SpoVT family DNA-binding domain-containing protein: MLSSAVTTKGQVTVPAEMREKFGIKPGDRVGFVEENGRLIIQPHPQGVAAAFGILKARKSVSLSAMDETIKAKRKNRAGA
- a CDS encoding Txe/YoeB family addiction module toxin → MSWQLVYTKAAQKDAQKLAASGLKEKALGLLTILGENPFQNPPPYEKLVGDLAGAYSRRINIQHRLVYQVLAEQGIVKVLRMWSHYE
- a CDS encoding addiction module protein, which encodes MGNQLEKLEAEALKLTSGERAAFAQLLLASLDEDTEIEDAWAVEIERRIADVESGAVQAIPIAQALAQVRAALK
- a CDS encoding PIN domain-containing protein, whose translation is MLALDTNVLVRILIDDPQAIDQCAAARALASAAGEVYVPQVVQIETVWVLESAYGFARAELAAVLETLLGNQSFVLQHADVLRAALGEFRNGAADFSDYVILTQARAENMLLATFDRKLGKLAGARLVPVA
- a CDS encoding site-specific DNA-methyltransferase gives rise to the protein MSKSLLEQLPEIVAKGKQEAERILESLEGRHRIGLQTREWVLPAKDAAVQDWIRSAERESHTKVPEGTQRAGAGETAIDGMPWANRLIYGDNLLAMAALLAGDEQTPSLRGKIDLIYIDPPFDSKADYRTKVVLPGVELEQKPTVIEQFAYSDTWSDGTASYLAMITPRLILMRELLAETGSIYVHLDWHVGHYVKLVLDEIWGRDNFKREVIWNRGNPSGGKAAAQNWIHSHDVIFFYGKTSEPKFSKIYEPYTDEYIAERFTNDDLDGKGRYRLQGSGDQLRKQYLSESKGKAATSVWQVPDINVMAKERIDYATQKPEKLLERIVQASCPENGLIADFFGGSGTTAAVAEKLGRRWITTDLGKPACMVMRKRLIDQNAQPFLYQAIGDYQVEAAKASLGRGFRIGDLSQIVLSLYGALPLPPEENANRNLGKLVAGGSKTLVLADSPNKLTGAATLKKAVALRDTLMGGWDKVVVLGWNFEPGIGESIAAMNDVRLEVLVIPPDLLDRLKKKGGLEKLRGQVRFASLQYLTLHPIERRKVGAGETVTVRLANYVLLSPEAINLDEANRAKLQAVANREPLALIEYWAVDPDYDGQVFRSVWQDYRGNTENDGDPLRVVTQARLTLPVKNGPRRVCVRAVDVFGFEAEVVATVEAAA